Proteins encoded in a region of the Enterococcus gilvus ATCC BAA-350 genome:
- the liaX gene encoding daptomycin-sensing surface protein LiaX, with translation MNERQRILELVKKGILSTQEGLDLLESMAKAKDEAQIKQAADKVDSYHRDQATNLVDEWENKKNAEEADGSEEQDLEDLEAYFDDLATEANQISAHIDEINRKKNELKAALHEKEEVLMELDTKEELDTLSEEDDKIRETVQEEIDELKEQIAALQEQVDAQEEKLKNVQDDQNETRKERTRARFDIPDDLKDQATETFSQVGEKLGEAGIQLSRLMKKTWKTVSDTVEENVDWKDFNVKVPGLVTSKFEHQFLYTDVEPTLLDIKLANGKVTLKSWDDAAIKVDAKIKLYGKMNEATPLQSLLERSQIEVNDEHISFQIPNKRVQAELVFYLPKRTYDHVAVKLLNGDLTVEEMDAKDVYAKSTNGNIMFKHIDATMLEIQGVNGNIEIREGAILDSIIETVNGNITTQAAIQNYGISLVNGDVKLTAGHDSLQKIKASSVNGNVKVSLGKTVGLEGLAKTSLGSINDRLSNYEVIREKKEKTNRLLQFRRVADEMVKIDVSTTTGSIFLKDFDN, from the coding sequence ATGAAAGACAACGAATTTTAGAATTAGTCAAAAAAGGTATTTTATCGACTCAAGAAGGTTTAGATTTATTAGAAAGTATGGCCAAGGCAAAGGATGAAGCGCAAATCAAGCAAGCTGCTGATAAAGTGGATTCTTATCACCGTGACCAAGCAACCAATTTAGTTGATGAATGGGAAAACAAAAAAAATGCAGAAGAAGCGGATGGGTCTGAAGAACAGGACTTGGAAGATCTTGAAGCTTACTTCGATGATTTAGCGACAGAAGCCAATCAAATTTCTGCTCATATTGATGAAATCAACCGGAAGAAGAACGAATTAAAAGCGGCTCTTCATGAAAAAGAAGAAGTGTTGATGGAATTAGATACGAAGGAAGAATTGGATACATTATCAGAAGAAGATGATAAAATCCGTGAAACCGTCCAAGAAGAAATTGATGAGCTGAAGGAACAAATCGCCGCGTTGCAGGAACAAGTCGATGCACAAGAAGAAAAGTTGAAAAATGTACAAGACGATCAAAATGAAACACGCAAAGAACGTACACGTGCACGGTTTGATATTCCAGATGATTTGAAAGATCAAGCAACTGAGACATTCTCACAAGTTGGTGAAAAGCTTGGAGAAGCAGGGATTCAATTAAGTCGTTTGATGAAGAAAACGTGGAAGACGGTTTCTGATACTGTAGAAGAAAACGTGGATTGGAAAGACTTCAACGTGAAAGTTCCTGGTTTAGTAACGTCTAAGTTTGAACACCAATTCTTATATACAGATGTGGAACCTACTTTGCTGGACATTAAATTAGCGAATGGGAAAGTTACCTTAAAATCATGGGATGACGCAGCTATCAAAGTAGATGCGAAAATCAAACTTTATGGTAAAATGAATGAAGCAACGCCGCTTCAATCGCTATTAGAACGTAGCCAAATTGAAGTAAACGATGAGCACATCTCATTCCAGATCCCAAATAAGCGTGTCCAAGCAGAGTTAGTTTTCTACTTGCCAAAACGGACGTATGACCACGTAGCAGTTAAATTATTGAATGGTGATTTGACTGTTGAAGAGATGGATGCTAAAGATGTCTATGCGAAATCAACGAATGGCAATATTATGTTCAAGCATATCGATGCGACGATGCTTGAAATCCAAGGTGTTAATGGGAATATCGAGATCCGCGAAGGTGCGATCTTAGATTCGATCATTGAAACTGTTAATGGGAATATTACGACTCAAGCAGCGATTCAAAACTACGGCATTTCATTGGTAAATGGAGATGTCAAATTGACCGCTGGACATGATAGCCTACAAAAAATCAAAGCAAGCTCAGTGAACGGAAACGTCAAAGTTTCTTTAGGAAAAACAGTTGGACTAGAAGGATTAGCCAAAACAAGCTTAGGCAGTATCAATGATCGCTTATCAAACTATGAAGTAATCAGAGAGAAAAAAGAGAAAACAAACCGCTTATTGCAATTTCGTCGGGTTGCCGATGAAATGGTGAAAATCGATGTATCAACAACGACTGGTAGTATTTTCTTGAAAGATTTTGACAATTAA
- a CDS encoding PspC domain-containing protein, giving the protein MQKKLQKSRTNVVLTGTLAGIAEYFGIDPTIVRVIYVFLSLVLIGSPVILYILLALVIPSAPRGRDSYGHNNPYYGNNDYNDYEKKSSRQRKKADKIDEDDWSDF; this is encoded by the coding sequence ATGCAAAAGAAATTACAAAAGTCACGAACAAATGTGGTACTGACAGGTACCTTAGCAGGGATCGCCGAATACTTCGGGATTGATCCAACAATTGTGCGTGTCATTTATGTTTTCTTGAGTCTCGTCTTGATTGGCTCACCAGTCATCCTCTACATTTTATTGGCGTTAGTGATCCCATCAGCACCAAGAGGCAGAGATTCTTATGGACATAACAATCCCTATTATGGGAACAATGACTACAATGATTATGAAAAAAAATCGTCCCGCCAACGAAAGAAAGCGGACAAAATCGATGAAGATGACTGGAGCGACTTTTAA
- a CDS encoding phage holin family protein, with product MTYLQRLIANALIFISLSVLFPNQVYVESLMMAVAASFVLSILNTLVKPILIFLSLPLNILTLGLFSFVISAGMLQMTSNLLGNYRFGFSSFAVSILVAIVMAIVNAIVSDHNIDKYADR from the coding sequence ATGACTTACCTACAGCGCTTAATAGCTAATGCACTGATTTTCATTTCACTATCGGTGCTCTTTCCTAATCAGGTATATGTGGAAAGTTTAATGATGGCTGTTGCTGCAAGCTTTGTCCTATCAATATTGAATACGCTAGTGAAACCAATCTTGATTTTTCTTTCACTGCCATTAAATATTTTGACCTTGGGACTGTTCAGCTTTGTGATTAGCGCTGGTATGTTGCAAATGACTTCCAACCTATTAGGAAATTATCGCTTTGGCTTTTCTAGTTTCGCGGTCTCCATATTGGTGGCGATCGTCATGGCTATTGTCAATGCGATCGTTTCGGATCATAATATCGATAAATACGCGGACAGATAA